A genomic region of Streptomyces sp. R33 contains the following coding sequences:
- a CDS encoding HAMP domain-containing sensor histidine kinase — protein MAATPAPPTVPPRPTWDPGQPEGPFPWLRPTIRIRLTLLYGGMFLIAGILLLSIIYLLAAQALREGNGLPFKIVGGTDIQVTSTCPGVVGKGQMYDQFNAAINTCILEQRRHALDDLLSRSLMALLGLSIIAFAFGYAMAGRVLQPLGKITRTARRVVGSDLTRRIELDGPDDELKELADTFDEMLDRLERAFTAQQRFVANASHELRTPLAINRTLLEVHLSDPGAPVELQQLGKTLLATNERSEQLVEGLLLLARSDNQIVERKPVDMAEVASRAIDQARGEAAAKGVEIRGERALAVVQGNGVLLERIALNLVQNAVRYNVPEDGWVEVTTECQHGQAVLLVSNTGPVVPAYEVDNLFEPFRRLRTERTGSDKGVGLGLSIARSVARAHGGRISATPREGGGLVMRVTLPL, from the coding sequence GTGGCGGCGACCCCGGCACCACCGACGGTGCCGCCGAGACCGACCTGGGACCCCGGCCAGCCCGAGGGTCCCTTCCCTTGGCTGCGACCGACCATCCGCATACGCCTCACGCTGCTGTACGGCGGGATGTTCCTGATCGCGGGCATCCTGCTGCTGTCGATCATCTACCTGCTGGCGGCGCAGGCGCTGCGCGAGGGCAACGGACTGCCGTTCAAGATCGTGGGCGGTACGGACATCCAGGTCACCAGCACCTGCCCCGGCGTGGTCGGCAAGGGCCAGATGTACGACCAGTTCAACGCCGCGATCAACACCTGCATCCTGGAGCAGCGCAGGCACGCCCTGGACGACCTGCTCAGCCGGTCGCTGATGGCCCTGCTCGGCCTCAGCATCATCGCGTTCGCCTTCGGCTACGCCATGGCCGGCCGGGTGCTCCAGCCGCTCGGCAAGATCACCCGGACCGCCCGCCGGGTGGTCGGCTCCGACCTGACCCGGCGGATCGAGCTGGACGGGCCGGACGACGAGCTCAAGGAGCTCGCCGACACCTTCGACGAGATGCTCGACCGGCTGGAGCGGGCCTTCACTGCCCAGCAGCGGTTCGTCGCGAACGCCTCGCACGAGCTGCGCACCCCGCTGGCGATCAACCGGACGCTGCTGGAGGTGCACCTGTCGGATCCGGGTGCGCCGGTGGAGCTCCAGCAGCTGGGCAAGACGCTGCTGGCCACCAACGAGCGCAGCGAGCAGCTCGTCGAGGGCCTCTTGCTGCTCGCGCGCAGCGACAACCAGATAGTCGAGCGCAAGCCCGTGGACATGGCCGAGGTCGCCTCGCGCGCCATCGACCAGGCGCGCGGGGAGGCGGCGGCGAAGGGCGTGGAGATCCGCGGCGAGCGGGCGCTCGCGGTGGTCCAGGGCAACGGCGTCCTGCTGGAGCGGATCGCGCTCAACCTGGTGCAGAACGCCGTCCGGTACAACGTGCCGGAGGACGGCTGGGTCGAGGTCACCACGGAGTGCCAGCACGGTCAGGCGGTCCTCCTCGTGTCGAACACGGGTCCCGTCGTTCCCGCGTACGAGGTGGACAACCTCTTCGAGCCCTTCAGACGGCTGCGTACGGAGCGCACGGGCAGTGACAAGGGTGTGGGGCTCGGTCTGTCGATCGCGCGCTCTGTGGCGCGCGCACACGGCGGGCGGATCTCGGCGACGCCCCGCGAGGGCGGTGGCCTCGTGATGCGTGTCACTTTGCCCCTCTGA
- a CDS encoding response regulator transcription factor: MRVLVVEDEQLLADAVATGLRREAMAVDVVYDGAAALERVGVNDYDVVVLDRDLPLVHGDDVCRKIVELGMPTRVLMLTASGDVSDRVEGLELGADDYLPKPFAFSELTARVRALGRRTTVALPPVLERAGIKLDPNRREVFREGREVQLAPKEFAVLEVLMRSEGTVVSAEQLLEKAWDENTDPFTNVVRVTVMTLRRKLGEPPVIVTVPGSGYRI; this comes from the coding sequence GTGCGCGTACTCGTCGTCGAGGACGAGCAGCTGCTCGCCGATGCGGTGGCCACCGGGCTGCGCCGGGAGGCCATGGCCGTGGACGTCGTGTACGACGGCGCCGCGGCCCTGGAGCGCGTCGGGGTGAACGACTACGACGTGGTCGTGCTCGACCGGGACCTTCCGCTCGTGCACGGTGACGACGTCTGCCGGAAGATCGTCGAGCTCGGCATGCCCACCCGCGTGCTGATGCTGACGGCGTCCGGAGACGTGAGCGACCGGGTGGAGGGCCTGGAGCTGGGCGCGGACGACTACCTGCCCAAGCCCTTCGCGTTCAGCGAGCTGACCGCCCGCGTGCGCGCCCTGGGGCGGCGCACCACCGTGGCCCTGCCCCCCGTACTGGAGCGGGCCGGCATCAAGCTGGACCCGAACCGGCGGGAGGTGTTCCGTGAGGGCAGGGAGGTACAGCTGGCGCCCAAGGAGTTCGCGGTGCTGGAGGTCCTCATGCGGAGCGAGGGGACCGTCGTCTCCGCCGAGCAGCTGCTGGAGAAGGCATGGGACGAGAACACCGACCCCTTCACGAACGTGGTGCGGGTGACGGTCATGACCCTGCGGCGCAAGCTCGGGGAGCCGCCGGTCATCGTGACCGTGCCTGGCTCCGGATACCGGATCTGA